The Pocillopora verrucosa isolate sample1 chromosome 2, ASM3666991v2, whole genome shotgun sequence genome has a segment encoding these proteins:
- the LOC131771319 gene encoding uncharacterized protein isoform X1, with protein sequence MSLLNTTSIRPRGSEPLKLYVVFGFLVTVFASNSKDDDVDPPMLPFPLPRRTPGFVFNGGKSNAAIHLSAFLDLTCADSKRVWPMIKKLANKYGPTKIRLTVHFFALAYFDNAFRALKSVFTVAAYNSSLLFPWVDDVFKNQDQLKNSARTSTMSPEDIVQVITQMAKRAGILSRVMSDGLRSHDIEYEARMAWKFACSKAVMGTPTFFLNDVFIGGDASSNWSEKQWNGMIDKILTGLN encoded by the exons ATGAGCCTCTTGAATACAACTTCAATCAGACCCCGTGGATCCGAACCCTTAAAACTTTATGTGGTATTCGGATTCCTTGTTACTGTGTTCGCTTCTAATTCCAAAG ACGACGATGTCGACCCTCCGATGTTGCCATTCCCTCTTCCCAGACGTACTCCAGGGTTCGTTTTCAATGGTGGAAAATCTAACGCTGCGATTCACTTATCAGCATTTCTTGATCTCACTTGTGCTGACTCGAAGCGAGTTTGGCCTATGATTAAGAAACTTGCCAACAAGTATGGACCAACGAAGATTCGTCTGACAGTTCATTTCTTCGCCCTCGCGTACTTTGACAACGCCTTCAGGGCTTTAAAG AGTGTGTTCACAGTGGCAGCCTACAATTCGTCTTTACTGTTCCCATGGGTGGATGATGTTTTCAAAAACCAAGATCAGCTCAAGAATTCGGCGAGGACCTCGACAATGAGCCCAGAGGATATTGTACA AGTTATCACGCAGATGGCAAAAAGAGCTGGCATTCTCTCAAGGGTGATGAGTGACGGACTAAGAAGTCATGACATCGAGTACGAGGCACGCATGGCTTGGAAATTCGCTTGCTCTA AGGCAGTGATGGGAACACCTACGTTCTTTTTAAATGACGTATTTATTGGAGGTGATGCCTCATCAAACTGGAGTGAAAAACAATGGAATGGGatgattgacaaaattttgaC TGGACTGAATTGA
- the LOC131771319 gene encoding uncharacterized protein isoform X2 — translation MSLLNTTSIRPRGSEPLKLYVVFGFLVTVFASNSKDDDVDPPMLPFPLPRRTPGFVFNGGKSNAAIHLSAFLDLTCADSKRVWPMIKKLANKYGPTKIRLTVHFFALAYFDNAFRALKSVFTVAAYNSSLLFPWVDDVFKNQDQLKNSARTSTMSPEDIVQVITQMAKRAGILSRVMSDGLRSHDIEYEARMAWKFACSKAVMGTPTFFLNDVFIGGDASSNWSEKQWNGMIDKILT, via the exons ATGAGCCTCTTGAATACAACTTCAATCAGACCCCGTGGATCCGAACCCTTAAAACTTTATGTGGTATTCGGATTCCTTGTTACTGTGTTCGCTTCTAATTCCAAAG ACGACGATGTCGACCCTCCGATGTTGCCATTCCCTCTTCCCAGACGTACTCCAGGGTTCGTTTTCAATGGTGGAAAATCTAACGCTGCGATTCACTTATCAGCATTTCTTGATCTCACTTGTGCTGACTCGAAGCGAGTTTGGCCTATGATTAAGAAACTTGCCAACAAGTATGGACCAACGAAGATTCGTCTGACAGTTCATTTCTTCGCCCTCGCGTACTTTGACAACGCCTTCAGGGCTTTAAAG AGTGTGTTCACAGTGGCAGCCTACAATTCGTCTTTACTGTTCCCATGGGTGGATGATGTTTTCAAAAACCAAGATCAGCTCAAGAATTCGGCGAGGACCTCGACAATGAGCCCAGAGGATATTGTACA AGTTATCACGCAGATGGCAAAAAGAGCTGGCATTCTCTCAAGGGTGATGAGTGACGGACTAAGAAGTCATGACATCGAGTACGAGGCACGCATGGCTTGGAAATTCGCTTGCTCTA AGGCAGTGATGGGAACACCTACGTTCTTTTTAAATGACGTATTTATTGGAGGTGATGCCTCATCAAACTGGAGTGAAAAACAATGGAATGGGatgattgacaaaattttgaCGTAA